A stretch of Aeromicrobium tamlense DNA encodes these proteins:
- a CDS encoding alcohol dehydrogenase catalytic domain-containing protein, which translates to MHAIRHHEFGPADVLRLERLPDLAPAPGQLRMAVEAAGVHLLDTSIRAGDSFGAGPRPELPLVPGREVAGVVDEVGAGVDAGWLGRRVVAHLGFGGGGYADQAVVAADRAHAIPDGMDAPTAVATIGTGRTATAILELAGLRPDDVVVVTSAAGGLGPLLLQGARSAGARTVGVAGGQEKTALVERLGADLALDRLSPGWESRIAEAGTPTVVLDGVAGPVGRVLFGGLAPGGRLVRFGWSSGEQNAYADPERRVIDVLGPPILDRLPELERRALAAAADGTRVPLVGTVLPLAEAAEAHRALETRATVGKVVLTPRGNG; encoded by the coding sequence ATGCACGCGATCCGCCACCACGAGTTCGGGCCCGCCGACGTCCTGCGCCTCGAGCGCCTCCCCGACCTGGCCCCTGCCCCGGGGCAGCTCCGCATGGCGGTCGAGGCCGCCGGGGTGCACCTGCTGGACACGTCGATCCGGGCGGGTGACTCCTTCGGCGCGGGCCCGCGGCCCGAGCTGCCGCTCGTCCCGGGCCGTGAGGTCGCCGGCGTGGTCGACGAGGTCGGCGCCGGTGTGGACGCCGGCTGGCTCGGCCGGCGCGTCGTCGCCCACCTCGGGTTCGGCGGGGGCGGCTACGCCGACCAGGCCGTCGTGGCCGCCGACCGGGCGCATGCGATCCCCGACGGCATGGACGCACCGACCGCCGTCGCGACGATCGGCACCGGTCGCACCGCCACCGCGATCCTCGAGCTCGCCGGGCTGCGACCCGACGACGTCGTCGTCGTCACGTCCGCTGCCGGAGGCCTCGGCCCGTTGCTGCTCCAGGGTGCGCGGAGCGCGGGCGCGCGCACCGTCGGCGTGGCCGGCGGTCAGGAGAAGACGGCGCTCGTCGAGCGGCTCGGCGCGGACCTCGCCCTCGACCGCCTCTCCCCCGGCTGGGAGTCGCGGATCGCCGAGGCCGGGACGCCGACCGTGGTGCTCGACGGGGTCGCCGGGCCCGTGGGACGCGTCCTGTTCGGTGGGCTGGCCCCGGGCGGGCGGCTCGTGCGGTTCGGCTGGTCGTCGGGCGAGCAGAACGCCTACGCCGATCCCGAGCGCCGGGTGATCGACGTGCTGGGGCCGCCGATCCTCGACCGCCTGCCCGAGCTCGAGCGAAGGGCACTGGCCGCGGCGGCGGACGGGACCCGGGTGCCCCTCGTGGGCACGGTCCTGCCGCTGGCCGAGGCGGCCGAGGCCCACCGGGCGCTCGAGACCCGGGCCACGGTCGGCAAGGTCGTGCTGACGCCCCGCGGGAACGGCTGA
- a CDS encoding alpha/beta hydrolase family protein has protein sequence MSAISLTPEDPRGILLFAPGAGGDPTRYRRLLDAAADAGFLVHAPEHELTETFSDDVVRRRVEALVAPLAGLDRDDLPVVAAGHSLGGCAALCLAGARPRTRAGEPFEVPTEPRVSRVVVLAPATGWFAGPDALDAVTAPVTAFVGSEDTVTPPESAELLRPAPAGLDLHSYDGVGHFDFMSPLPSNKVPTPRLDPDAFYEVFLRDFLAAIG, from the coding sequence ATGAGCGCGATCTCCCTGACCCCCGAGGACCCCCGCGGCATCCTGCTCTTCGCGCCGGGAGCCGGGGGCGACCCCACGCGCTACCGCCGGCTGCTCGACGCGGCGGCGGACGCCGGCTTCCTCGTCCATGCCCCGGAGCACGAGCTCACCGAGACGTTCTCCGACGACGTGGTGCGCCGGAGGGTGGAGGCGCTGGTCGCGCCTCTCGCCGGGCTCGACCGCGACGACCTGCCCGTGGTGGCGGCGGGACACTCGCTGGGTGGGTGCGCCGCCCTGTGCCTCGCGGGAGCCCGTCCCCGCACGCGGGCCGGGGAGCCGTTCGAGGTCCCGACCGAGCCGCGCGTCTCGCGCGTGGTGGTGCTGGCGCCGGCGACCGGCTGGTTCGCGGGCCCTGACGCGCTCGACGCCGTGACCGCCCCCGTCACCGCGTTCGTCGGCTCGGAGGACACCGTGACCCCACCGGAGTCGGCCGAGCTGCTCCGCCCGGCGCCGGCCGGCCTCGACCTGCACTCCTACGACGGCGTCGGCCACTTCGACTTCATGTCGCCGCTGCCGTCGAACAAGGTGCCGACACCGCGGCTCGATCCCGACGCGTTCTACGAGGTCTTCCTCCGGGACTTCCTCGCCGCGATCGGCTGA
- a CDS encoding sensor histidine kinase, producing the protein MTTMSIPTTARRDPSPLAARVGWDTLYALTAFPLGLLGFVITVVGVATGVATLIVWVGVLVLAATLVVSSWLARLERVRLVAMQGREPRPTTYRVGTGREGRVARLIAPLRDPQMWLDTLWGPLAFVTGLAAFIVTVVWWAGVLTGLTYWFWQIWLPQSEGNETLASLIGLGDGRLADSLLNLAIGLAALVTLPWVVRGAAWLHASLADVVLNGRSSMSARVERAEGARDAAQEAEAVALRRLERDIHDGPQQRLVRLTMDLGRARRQVGADPEQASATIESALEQARETLDELRALSRGIAPPLLVDRGLGVALDELVVRSAVPVTLVHDLPAGLSPHVETAVYFTVSEALTNVAKHSGADTADVRVVPNGSDLLVQVRDAGVGGAHPGKGQGLAGLAQRVAAVGGTLEVDSPVGGPTLVTARIPAG; encoded by the coding sequence ATGACCACCATGAGCATCCCCACCACCGCACGGCGCGACCCGTCACCGCTGGCCGCCCGCGTCGGGTGGGACACCCTGTACGCCCTCACCGCCTTCCCGCTCGGCCTCCTGGGCTTCGTGATCACGGTCGTGGGCGTCGCCACCGGCGTCGCGACCCTGATCGTGTGGGTCGGCGTCCTGGTCCTCGCCGCGACGCTGGTCGTCTCGTCGTGGCTGGCGCGCCTCGAGCGCGTGCGGCTCGTCGCGATGCAGGGCCGCGAGCCGCGGCCGACGACGTACCGCGTCGGCACCGGGCGCGAGGGCCGCGTCGCCCGTCTGATCGCGCCGCTGCGCGACCCGCAGATGTGGCTCGACACGCTGTGGGGTCCGCTCGCGTTCGTCACGGGCCTCGCCGCGTTCATCGTGACCGTGGTCTGGTGGGCGGGCGTGCTGACCGGGCTGACCTACTGGTTCTGGCAGATTTGGCTTCCGCAGAGCGAGGGCAACGAGACGCTGGCGTCGCTCATCGGCCTCGGCGACGGGCGGCTGGCGGACAGCCTGCTGAACCTCGCGATCGGCCTGGCGGCGCTCGTGACCCTGCCGTGGGTCGTCCGCGGAGCCGCGTGGCTGCACGCATCGCTCGCCGACGTCGTGCTCAACGGCCGGAGCTCGATGTCGGCCCGGGTCGAGCGCGCCGAGGGGGCGCGCGACGCCGCGCAGGAGGCCGAGGCCGTGGCGCTGCGCCGCCTCGAGCGCGACATCCACGACGGGCCGCAGCAGCGCCTCGTCCGCCTGACGATGGACCTCGGTCGGGCGCGCCGTCAGGTCGGTGCGGACCCCGAGCAGGCCTCCGCCACGATCGAGTCGGCCCTGGAGCAGGCACGCGAGACGCTCGACGAGCTGCGCGCGCTGTCGCGCGGCATCGCCCCGCCGCTGCTGGTGGATCGGGGCCTCGGGGTCGCGCTCGACGAGCTGGTCGTCCGCAGCGCCGTCCCGGTGACCCTCGTCCACGACCTGCCCGCGGGCCTGTCGCCGCACGTGGAGACTGCCGTCTACTTCACCGTCTCGGAGGCGCTCACCAACGTGGCCAAGCACTCCGGCGCGGACACGGCCGACGTGCGCGTCGTGCCCAACGGCTCGGACCTGCTGGTGCAGGTGCGCGACGCGGGCGTCGGCGGGGCCCACCCGGGCAAGGGACAGG